The nucleotide window GTACCGCACGTCCTCTACGCCACGAATAAGGCAGACATCATCGACGAGGTCAAGTCCTACGGCGCCATGTTCAACGAGGGCGAGCTGTCCGGCGGCATCATCGGCGCCTCCGGCCTGATCCTAGGGCTGGGAGAGCTCCGGGGCATCGAGGCGGTCTGTCTCATGGGCGAGACGTCCGGATACCTCGTGGACCCGAAGAGCGCCCAGGCGGTCCTGGCGGTGCTCTCGAAAGCGCTTAACCTGTCGGTCGACACGAAGGAGCTCGAGGCCAGGGCGGCGGAGATCGAGAAGATCATTACCAAGATCAAAGAGATGGAGCAGCAACAGCAGCCCGGGCCGAAGGACTTCACGGCTGAAGACAAGTACATCGTCTGACCACGTAATCCATTTCTTTTTAAACCGCTTCCGTTTTCTTTCGTTTTATCTTCGGGTAACTTTCAGTATTCTATGCCCCTATACTGATTATCGTAAATCCCGATCACTTTACCGGGGGGTGAACACGAATGTGCGACACCTGTGGCTGTGGCAAGAAACCCAAATAAAAAAGATTCAGGGGAGGGTAAAAGCCCTTCCATATCACTATTACTAATAAATGGAATCCATCTGTGTCCTTTTTAGCTCACGCCGGCGCTTTTCCAGGAAGCCATAGACGGCTCCATGGGGCGCCCCGTCGATGAGCATGTTAAGAGCTTCGCGGACCGTCGCAAGCTGCTCGGAGTCGCCGATGATACCTACTGTCTTTCCATAGACAGATATCCTCGCGCCCGTCATCTGCTCGATGACCTCGCGGGTCTTGCCGTTCTTGCCGATAATGCGGCCTTTAAGCCTCTTGAGGTCGGCGGGCGAGTCGGTCATCGTCGAGAGGTCGATGACGTCCAGAACCAGGTCTTCGTTTTCGAGGAGCTTGAGGGCCTTCTCGGGGCTGAACCCGCGGGCGACGGCCTTAATGACCTCGCTGGCCTTGAGCGCCTTGAATGAGTCGTCGCCGGACTCGATGATCACGACCCCGCTCTCGCTGTCCACGTCAAGCATCGCTCCCGTCTTCTCCTCGATGATCTTTTTAATGTTGCCCTCGACGCCGATGATCGCGCCGATACGGTCCTGCGGGACCTTGATGTGCTCCTGCATGATGCTCAATCCTTTTTCATTATGAAGGCGCTAAGCTCCTCCTCGCTGCACTTCGCGCCAGATTTTTTAAAGTATCTCACGACGTTCTTAACGTCACGCGCTAAAAACTCACGCGCCATGGGATGTTCCAGCATGACCGCCTGTCCCATGTCGATGATGACCGGCTTCTCCTCGTAGAGAAGAATATTGTATTCGCTGAGGTCTCCGTGGACGAGCCGGGCTTTCTGGTAAAGCAAGTGCATATATTCGGCTACCACGTCATATACTTGCTGGGGTTGCTCCAGCCGTATATCCTTTAGCCTGGGCGCCGATACGCCATCCTTGCCTATGAACTCCATGATAAGGATATTTCGCTCGCTTATTATGGGCTCCGGCGCCCTCACCCCGACTTCCGCGGCTCTCTCGAGGTTCCTCTGCTCCTTTTTCGTCCAGGCGAACACGATGTCTTTTTTCGTGCCCCGTACGTTGGAAAAGCGGGGGTCCCCGATGAGGTAGTCCTGCATCTTCTGGAAATCGCTGGTGTTAATACGGTAGATCTTGATGGCCAGCTCCCGGCCGTTCTCGCCGATAGCGTGGAATACATCGGCTTCCTTACCCGTCGATACGACGCCGCCCATGGCCGTGATGATGCCCTTACTGGACAGCGTGTAGAGCGTCTTGAGCGTGGGCGTGTCAAAGACTCCGCTCTCTGCTTTCAGGTCGCTCGAGTCCTTGATCTTGAAGTGATATTCATCGATGCGCTTATCGATGCTCTTCATCTTTTTTTCTTGGTCCATATGTATCCGCTTATTTTCTATTCAGCAATGATCGGGCGCACATGCGTACGCTCTCTTCTGAATTATATTTAGGCTTCCAGCCAAGCGCCTTCAGCTTTTTGATCGAAAGGCCCATGAAGGGCACGTCGCCCGCCCATCCCCGCGTGCCGCCAGTATATTCCAGCTTAACATTATTCAGCCCCATCTCCTCCGTAATTATCCGCGCGATGCCCGTAACGTCGATGCGGTCCTCGGAGCCGATGTTATATATGTTCACCGGCCCGCTATTTCTCTCCACTGCGAAGAGCATTGCGTCCACGCAGTCGCCGATGTGCAAATACGACTTCGACTGCCTGCCGTCACCCAGGATGGCCAGCTTCGCCGGGTCGTCCTTCAGTTTTCGGATAAAGTCGTAGATAACGCCATGGGTGCTTCGGTCGCCGATGATATTGGCAAAACGATAGATCCAGGAGGCCATGCCGAACGTATGGCAGTAGGAGCTTATGAGCGCCTCGCAGGCGAGCTTTGACGCCCCGTAAAGCGATATTGGCATCAGGGGGCCGTACTCCTCGGGCGTCGGCACGATCGTCGCCTCGCCATAGATCGTCGACGTGGAGGTGAAGGCGATGTTCTTTATGCCGAGCTCACGCATAGCCTCGAGCACATTATAGGTGGCGATAATGTTCTGTTTCATGTGCACCTTCGTGTTCTCCGCGCCTAGCTTCACGTCCGGGTTCGCAGCCAGGTGATAGACCATATCAGCGCCTTTTATATCCATAATTGGGCCGACCGATATGTCCTTTTTAATAAAGTTGAACCGGTCGTTGGGAAAATGACCGTCGATGAACTCCAGCCGGCCGCCCGACAGGTCGTCGATGACCGTGACTTCGTGGCCCCGCTCGAGCAGCCGGTCCACCAGGTGGCTCCCGATAAACCCTGCTCCGCCCGTTACGACGAATTTCATGTGATACAAGTATGGCGATGTACGTTTAATAATCTATGGGTTCGGCCAATAGGGCGTTTTTATGGATTAATAGACAATCTATAAATAGTGCCGGATAAGTAAGTAAAGTCCGGACTACAAACCAAAATTACCTCGAACGCGGGTATTCGCCCATGAAAAATAAACTCTTTACGATCATCGCCCTCGCGCTGGTCTTCATATCCATTATGCTGCTGGCGGCCGCGATACAGTATTCCAGCGGCCTCATCGGCGCACGGTCTCAGCCCCAGCAGACATATACCAGCGATATTAACATAACGGGTCAGTCAAACCACACAGATAGCGGTGCCGCAGCGTCCAGTAATAACGACTCGTCCGCGAGCCTTACGGTGCCCGAGTTATCGCTTTCCCCGCTTCCCGAGATTGTCAAAGCCCTGGGAGGCCTGCCGGACCTTCTCGATAATTCGCCCTACAGCCCGCTTATCCTGATCGCAATACTGATCGCGCTGATACTGCTGGCCATCATCGGTTATATCCTGTGGCGGAGGCGGAAACGACCCCAAATGCAGCCCGCGGCCAGGCTCGAGCGCGTCCAGGAAAGGCCCGACCTTGATTATCATGAAGGCGACTACAGTATCAGCTTCCCGCAGATACGTGCCCCATTACCGGCCATCTGGGGAATTAACGAGAAGCTGGACGTGGTCGTTCAGGATAAGACCGGGGATAATAATAGCCTGAGCCTTTTAGTCGACTATAAGGTCGTCGGGCATTTCAGGGCTGAACATGGCTCCGCACACGCTGTTCTTGAGCTGGAAAAGGGCGACCACCGTATCACGGTAAGTCCGGAAAACGCTCCAGGCTCTCACGGGTCCTCCTGGGCGGACATCCGGATAGTGGACTACCGGGAAGAGATCGTCCGCATGTTCAACGAAATGTATAGCGCACACATGTCAGGCCACGACGGGACCGGCCAGGAATTAACGGCCCGCGAGCTGGAGCTCGCGATGCGTAAGGGTATGCCGGAAAAAATGATAAAAAGCCTTGGCGACGCCATAATGCTCTTCGAGTACGCGAACTATAGCCTGCATGACATACAGCGAAAGGATTTTGAGGATATGTACATTTCACGTATGGGGCTAATGCCGTCCGCAGGAGGCCAGACATCCAATGTCATATGAACCCGATAAGCCGGTAGAAAAGATATCCGGCGAGGAGGATGCTGTCGATATAAGAAGACAGATATTCATGGGTATCATATACCGTTCAGCCGCGCTTGCGATCTTTGCCGCTTTTATGATCATATATTTCCCCACATCAGAGTATTTCTATCCGGCCGTCTACGCGGCGATAGTACTGTATGTCGGCCTCGTCGCCAGCCTGCTGATCGCGGGAAAAATGTCCCGCCCCCTGACCTATGCGTCGATCCTGCTCGCGGCCACGGTATTCCTGGCGGTGTCGCTTCCCGTCCAGGACTTCTCAACTGCTGTGAAGAGCCTGGAGATACCCGTATTGCTCACGGGCATAATCGCGTCGCTACACTGTCTTTCAAGGGCCTACTCGGAGTTCACGGGCGTCGTAACACGGGCCCTGCTCATCGCGGCTATCGGCCTACTTTATTATTCCGCCTTTACGGCTGTCGACATGCCCGTGCTTTCCCAGCTCACGACGCTCGCCCTCATCGCCTTCGTCTCGATGGCCGTCTATTCGCTGCTCGGCATCTTAAAAAGGCATAGCAACCCGAGTATCGCATACATCGGCGGCCTGTTCTCGAAGATCGAGAGCCCGGCCGTCGTAAGCGTGGCCGTCGCAGTCATCATGACCTACTTTTTGCTCGTCCGGCAATCGTTGACGGGCCTGGGGTCTTTCGGGCTGGGCGTGATCGAATGGGCGGCTTTGAGCGGGATCGTGCTCTTCATCTTCGTGAAGATCCAGTCGACGGCGATCTCCGACGCGGCGCAAAAAGACAAGAACGTATACGGGACGGACGGGGCGTCCTCGGATAAGGCCGAGCTGGACAGGGCTGCGGCGGAGGTCGGAGCCTTCGTCGACGAGGGAAAAAAGGAGGGGCTGGTCATGCTCATGGCGACGGCGCTCATCAATAATAATGTTCCGGAAAACACGGCAGGCCCTATCCTGTCGAAGATCATCGACCATGCGGACATGACCGAGCCGCCGGTTCTTTTTAAGTGGGCCGTCGGTAACATTAACGAGGCCAATCGAAATAATCGTCAGAAGGCCG belongs to Methanocella sp. and includes:
- a CDS encoding NAD-dependent epimerase/dehydratase family protein, whose amino-acid sequence is MKFVVTGGAGFIGSHLVDRLLERGHEVTVIDDLSGGRLEFIDGHFPNDRFNFIKKDISVGPIMDIKGADMVYHLAANPDVKLGAENTKVHMKQNIIATYNVLEAMRELGIKNIAFTSTSTIYGEATIVPTPEEYGPLMPISLYGASKLACEALISSYCHTFGMASWIYRFANIIGDRSTHGVIYDFIRKLKDDPAKLAILGDGRQSKSYLHIGDCVDAMLFAVERNSGPVNIYNIGSEDRIDVTGIARIITEEMGLNNVKLEYTGGTRGWAGDVPFMGLSIKKLKALGWKPKYNSEESVRMCARSLLNRK
- a CDS encoding serine protein kinase RIO, yielding MDQEKKMKSIDKRIDEYHFKIKDSSDLKAESGVFDTPTLKTLYTLSSKGIITAMGGVVSTGKEADVFHAIGENGRELAIKIYRINTSDFQKMQDYLIGDPRFSNVRGTKKDIVFAWTKKEQRNLERAAEVGVRAPEPIISERNILIMEFIGKDGVSAPRLKDIRLEQPQQVYDVVAEYMHLLYQKARLVHGDLSEYNILLYEEKPVIIDMGQAVMLEHPMAREFLARDVKNVVRYFKKSGAKCSEEELSAFIMKKD
- a CDS encoding KH domain-containing protein, which gives rise to MQEHIKVPQDRIGAIIGVEGNIKKIIEEKTGAMLDVDSESGVVIIESGDDSFKALKASEVIKAVARGFSPEKALKLLENEDLVLDVIDLSTMTDSPADLKRLKGRIIGKNGKTREVIEQMTGARISVYGKTVGIIGDSEQLATVREALNMLIDGAPHGAVYGFLEKRRRELKRTQMDSIY